In one Bacteroides intestinalis DSM 17393 genomic region, the following are encoded:
- a CDS encoding DNA alkylation repair protein has product MQTAKEIQQELEQYIDPVKREYLPNFFKTGKGQYGEGDKFLGIVVPNTRIVAKRHKDAPFEVMVELLQSEWHECRLCALLMLVERFKKCDEKDKKEIFNFYLTQTARINNWDLVDLSAPGIVGEYLKDKPRDVLYRLADSDLLWDQRIAVVSTYTLIKNDDFIDIIALSEHFLHTRHDLMRKAVGWMLREMGKRDKDLLVQFLEKHCKLMPRTMLRYAIEKFPEEERKQFMQR; this is encoded by the coding sequence ATGCAGACAGCAAAGGAAATCCAGCAAGAACTGGAGCAATACATTGATCCTGTGAAGCGGGAATACCTTCCTAATTTCTTCAAAACCGGAAAGGGACAATACGGAGAAGGCGATAAATTTCTGGGTATCGTAGTTCCTAACACTCGTATTGTGGCGAAGCGTCATAAGGATGCACCGTTCGAGGTAATGGTAGAATTGCTGCAAAGTGAATGGCATGAATGCCGCCTGTGTGCCTTGCTGATGTTGGTGGAACGCTTTAAAAAGTGCGATGAAAAGGACAAAAAAGAAATATTCAACTTTTATCTGACACAGACTGCCCGCATCAATAACTGGGATTTGGTTGACCTTTCCGCTCCGGGCATTGTGGGCGAATATCTGAAAGATAAGCCTCGTGATGTCCTCTATCGTTTGGCCGATAGCGATTTACTTTGGGATCAGCGCATAGCAGTGGTTTCCACCTATACACTAATTAAAAACGACGATTTCATCGATATTATTGCTCTTTCTGAACACTTTTTGCATACTCGTCATGACCTGATGCGAAAGGCTGTAGGCTGGATGTTGCGGGAAATGGGGAAGCGGGACAAGGACTTATTGGTGCAGTTCCTTGAAAAGCATTGTAAACTGATGCCCCGCACGATGTTGCGCTATGCGATAGAAAAATTTCCGGAAGAAGAACGAAAACAATTTATGCAACGGTAA
- a CDS encoding DUF6266 family protein, with product MGKIKKGVFGEFTGKVGNLVGCTWKGIPYMRTRPANMTNPRTEKQQGQRSKFQVALNFLRTITPFLRIGYREFAERQTAFNAAMSYVMKNALADSEQGLEIDYNKVLVSHGSLTQASDTTVSTEGSKALFTWKDNSGQGNAMSTDAAMLLVYNQEKALAVYDTSAAMRSDGNAELELPKDWKNDTLIAYLGFCSTNDKSVANSICQPITVA from the coding sequence ATGGGAAAAATTAAAAAAGGAGTTTTCGGCGAATTCACAGGAAAAGTAGGAAATCTGGTAGGATGTACATGGAAAGGGATACCTTATATGCGTACCCGTCCTGCCAACATGACCAACCCACGCACCGAAAAGCAACAGGGACAACGGAGCAAATTTCAGGTGGCACTCAACTTCCTCAGAACAATTACTCCCTTTCTACGCATCGGATACCGGGAATTCGCAGAAAGACAGACTGCTTTCAACGCTGCCATGTCCTATGTGATGAAAAATGCCCTCGCAGACAGTGAGCAGGGATTAGAAATTGACTATAACAAAGTGTTGGTGTCACACGGAAGCCTGACACAAGCATCCGATACAACAGTAAGCACCGAAGGCAGCAAAGCCCTCTTTACCTGGAAAGATAATAGCGGACAAGGGAATGCAATGAGTACAGATGCAGCCATGCTATTAGTGTACAACCAAGAGAAGGCCTTAGCTGTTTATGATACATCAGCAGCTATGCGCTCGGATGGCAACGCCGAACTAGAGCTTCCTAAAGACTGGAAAAACGATACTTTGATTGCCTACCTGGGCTTTTGCAGCACAAACGATAAAAGTGTGGCCAACAGTATATGTCAGCCTATTACCGTTGCATAA
- a CDS encoding Ig-like domain-containing protein codes for MLKREKLTGKSKFIWVILGFLLMLPLAGSCSKEDSKENVVIPDIALNKSELTLEKGKTERLIASFTPAETPDKGHVWNSSIPSVATVDETGMVTAVIPGEAVITVTALTGKKTATCKVTVVDKVVRVTGVSIKPTESTMVVGDDLILEAVVTPENATNKAVTWSSGDSKIASVDATGKVTAIAEGKVTIEATTNDGDKTASCQITIVNRGVEISKPEVSDITSVSALVEGAIKASGVKVTEAGICYSTSQSPTVNDKKVVLSGEDISYTLTKLEANTTYYVRIYAVVDGAAKYGDQAMFTTAVTVEISVPQISSISSSSAQISGTITTYGLQMDEVGICYSTSSMPTVDATKVALSGNEIVYTLNELTPETAYYVRIYAKLDGEYYYGDQGMFTTSGIIKTHFEPTDIYEDKAVLTSVAPSGVKKVDICYGTSPNPKITDNVTTASVGSDGKLRLSLTGLSKGTTYYLRAYSRVGSKIEYYDDEVSVQTVGGENFYVKVNITHLDGYLNLWVVCAINVGETYLVEADGDKSAVFKKDVDYVKSLYIKNGTSTFNYRQEPNSISSGLYFMSQVNLVFTNIDSGVRYYYTIPYRVVHISDYV; via the coding sequence ATGCTGAAGAGAGAAAAATTAACCGGTAAATCAAAGTTCATTTGGGTAATATTGGGCTTCTTACTTATGCTGCCGTTGGCTGGTAGCTGTAGTAAAGAGGATAGTAAAGAGAATGTTGTGATTCCGGACATTGCACTGAACAAGAGTGAGTTAACATTAGAGAAAGGCAAAACTGAAAGGTTGATAGCTTCTTTTACTCCGGCTGAGACACCTGATAAAGGACATGTGTGGAACAGTAGCATCCCCAGTGTTGCAACGGTGGATGAGACTGGAATGGTAACAGCGGTAATACCCGGGGAGGCTGTTATTACCGTAACGGCACTTACCGGCAAGAAAACAGCGACTTGTAAAGTAACGGTAGTGGACAAGGTTGTCAGGGTGACGGGAGTGTCGATTAAACCTACAGAGTCTACTATGGTGGTGGGGGATGACTTGATACTTGAAGCTGTTGTGACACCGGAGAATGCGACAAACAAAGCTGTAACATGGAGTTCGGGAGATAGTAAAATAGCATCGGTGGATGCTACCGGTAAGGTGACCGCTATAGCCGAGGGAAAAGTTACTATTGAAGCGACTACGAATGATGGTGATAAAACGGCCTCCTGTCAGATTACAATCGTTAATAGAGGAGTGGAAATTTCTAAACCGGAAGTGTCGGATATAACTTCTGTTTCGGCTCTTGTGGAGGGAGCAATCAAGGCTTCGGGCGTTAAAGTTACGGAAGCCGGTATTTGTTACTCTACTTCCCAATCTCCCACTGTCAATGACAAGAAGGTTGTTTTGTCCGGCGAGGATATTTCTTACACCTTAACCAAGCTGGAAGCAAATACTACTTATTATGTCCGCATATATGCTGTTGTGGATGGTGCGGCTAAGTATGGCGACCAGGCTATGTTTACTACGGCAGTGACCGTGGAAATTTCAGTACCTCAAATTTCTTCTATTTCTTCATCTTCGGCACAGATCTCAGGAACAATTACGACGTATGGTTTGCAAATGGATGAGGTTGGTATTTGTTATTCCACTTCATCAATGCCGACGGTTGATGCCACTAAAGTTGCTCTTTCGGGGAATGAGATCGTATACACACTGAATGAACTGACTCCCGAAACAGCTTATTATGTCCGTATATATGCTAAATTGGACGGGGAATATTATTATGGAGATCAAGGGATGTTCACCACATCAGGGATTATTAAAACACATTTTGAACCTACAGATATATATGAAGATAAGGCGGTACTTACATCTGTTGCTCCAAGTGGGGTAAAGAAAGTGGATATATGTTACGGAACGTCACCTAACCCTAAGATTACGGATAATGTTACTACGGCAAGTGTAGGTAGTGATGGAAAGTTGAGATTATCTCTAACAGGGTTGAGTAAGGGTACTACTTATTATCTAAGGGCTTACAGCCGCGTAGGTTCGAAGATTGAATATTATGATGATGAAGTGTCTGTACAGACTGTTGGAGGAGAGAATTTTTATGTCAAAGTGAATATAACACATCTTGATGGTTACCTGAATCTTTGGGTAGTATGTGCTATAAATGTAGGTGAAACATACTTGGTGGAGGCAGATGGAGATAAAAGTGCTGTTTTTAAAAAGGATGTTGATTATGTGAAATCACTTTATATCAAAAATGGGACTTCTACTTTTAACTATCGGCAGGAACCTAATAGTATAAGCAGTGGTCTCTATTTTATGTCTCAGGTTAATCTTGTGTTTACGAATATAGACAGTGGTGTACGCTATTATTATACGATTCCGTATAGAGTGGTACACATCTCTGATTATGTATAG